From a single Candidatus Bathyarchaeota archaeon genomic region:
- a CDS encoding metallophosphoesterase, which yields MTRIFAAVDIHGSEVIWRKFIRMHEIHKVDVLMMLGDLTGKAIVPIVKRTENEWYYAPWGKTKVLHSRREVDEVIKTYRNQGYYVFETTPQEVEELQADSRKMDELFVKLMSEVLQSWFKLAEEKVPKNVKIIVSPGNDDPFEIDKVIEENDRVINPVGKVVDLDSRHELISCPWTNPTPWGTHRECSEKELKKKLEDEFKKVKNYENLICNFHAPPYNTGLDICPKLDKNLKQVWEMGSPVTYPAGSKAVREAIEKYQPLLCLHGHIHESPGTIRLGRTLCLNPGSEYESGVLRGFVVDLPPKEFQFMRVEA from the coding sequence ATGACTAGAATCTTCGCCGCCGTCGACATTCACGGAAGTGAAGTAATTTGGAGGAAGTTCATTAGAATGCATGAAATTCACAAAGTTGACGTGTTAATGATGCTTGGCGACTTAACGGGCAAAGCTATTGTCCCAATAGTTAAGCGGACGGAGAATGAATGGTACTATGCACCGTGGGGTAAAACAAAAGTTTTGCATTCCAGAAGAGAAGTCGATGAGGTCATAAAAACTTACCGTAATCAAGGCTACTACGTGTTTGAGACAACTCCACAAGAAGTAGAGGAGTTACAAGCGGATTCGAGAAAAATGGACGAGTTGTTTGTAAAGCTTATGTCAGAAGTCCTTCAGTCATGGTTTAAGTTAGCCGAGGAGAAAGTGCCGAAAAACGTGAAGATAATTGTGAGTCCGGGAAACGATGATCCCTTCGAGATTGATAAAGTTATTGAGGAAAATGACAGAGTGATTAACCCCGTTGGAAAAGTTGTAGACTTAGACAGTAGACACGAACTGATAAGTTGCCCGTGGACTAATCCAACTCCGTGGGGAACTCATCGGGAGTGTTCAGAGAAAGAACTTAAGAAAAAGCTGGAAGATGAGTTTAAGAAGGTTAAAAACTACGAAAACTTGATATGCAATTTCCACGCCCCCCCATATAACACAGGGTTAGATATTTGCCCAAAACTTGACAAAAACCTTAAACAAGTCTGGGAAATGGGTTCACCAGTAACTTACCCAGCTGGAAGCAAGGCGGTCAGAGAAGCTATAGAAAAGTATCAACCATTGTTATGCTTACATGGTCACATTCACGAATCTCCAGGCACTATACGTCTGGGCAGAACTCTCTGCTTAAACCCGGGCTCTGAATACGAGTCCGGGGTTTTAAGGGGCTTCGTTGTCGACTTACCGCCGAAAGAGTTCCAGTTCATGCGTGTTGAAGCATAA
- a CDS encoding APC family permease gives MSEEKPLLFVRKASGLSREIGPWSVLFFPLKASLNPWFFLMIGILPFLYPGVNMVLSFALAGILVIIYGLVLAFELVCMPRAGGNYVVIARGLHPVYGMMEGWRSVIWNPIANATCSFLAASSFADGLKAIGIFTGSRGLIDAGSYFATVQGSLIIAIILIIVGGLIDFFGPGTLKRSMVIFSGITIIGTLVMIAILVATGPNGTPSMWDAVWGKGAYNEILNVARANGWKPASFSWASTSAAILTCRGFLYPDNVSPLAGEMSKPRKTIMVGIGFAGVILAAFAMGASASLMYAFGDFVSAYDYVVMGGYASQLTINPGLGPNLAIFAASLTTNAALSGFMLMIPFFSIIGLIPHGYFWTTRPFFAMALDRYAPKIFSHVSDRWHIPIYSWLYCFVMQLIFVFLAATFPIILSVSLFILGTMLVIWWSITGVTLPFTRPHIWERGVYVPLPLMISLSLISTILEYYVLFTGVATVNLLSIVITLIIMAWGIGMYAVMSYINKKRGIDINAIFAEVPPE, from the coding sequence ATGTCCGAAGAAAAACCGTTGCTATTTGTCAGAAAGGCTTCAGGACTTTCGAGGGAAATAGGCCCTTGGTCGGTTCTCTTCTTTCCATTGAAAGCCTCTCTTAATCCATGGTTTTTCCTTATGATCGGCATTTTACCCTTCCTTTACCCAGGGGTTAACATGGTGTTGTCCTTTGCCCTAGCAGGGATTCTGGTAATTATCTATGGGTTGGTCTTAGCATTTGAGCTTGTCTGTATGCCAAGGGCTGGCGGGAACTATGTGGTCATCGCTAGAGGATTACATCCGGTTTACGGTATGATGGAGGGCTGGCGTTCCGTTATCTGGAATCCTATAGCAAACGCTACATGCTCATTCTTGGCGGCAAGCTCCTTTGCAGATGGACTTAAGGCTATCGGAATTTTCACCGGCTCACGTGGGTTAATCGATGCTGGCAGCTATTTCGCAACAGTGCAAGGGAGCCTAATAATAGCAATCATTCTGATAATTGTTGGTGGGCTCATCGACTTCTTCGGTCCAGGCACATTAAAACGATCCATGGTGATATTTAGCGGTATAACCATAATAGGCACATTAGTCATGATAGCCATTCTGGTAGCAACAGGACCGAATGGTACACCTTCAATGTGGGATGCTGTTTGGGGTAAAGGCGCATACAACGAGATATTAAATGTAGCTAGGGCAAACGGCTGGAAGCCTGCAAGCTTCAGTTGGGCTTCAACAAGCGCTGCCATACTTACATGCAGAGGCTTCCTATATCCAGATAATGTATCCCCCTTGGCAGGAGAGATGTCTAAACCAAGAAAGACCATAATGGTGGGCATAGGTTTCGCTGGTGTGATCTTAGCAGCCTTCGCTATGGGTGCATCTGCATCGCTAATGTATGCTTTTGGCGACTTTGTGTCCGCATACGACTATGTTGTGATGGGTGGCTATGCAAGTCAGCTAACAATTAATCCAGGATTAGGCCCAAATCTGGCAATATTTGCAGCCTCCTTAACTACTAATGCGGCGCTATCCGGTTTCATGCTCATGATACCGTTCTTCTCAATAATAGGTCTTATACCCCACGGCTACTTCTGGACTACGAGGCCGTTTTTCGCCATGGCCCTTGACCGATATGCTCCAAAAATATTCTCACATGTATCAGACAGGTGGCACATTCCGATTTATAGTTGGCTATACTGTTTCGTAATGCAACTGATCTTCGTATTCCTTGCCGCAACCTTCCCAATAATCCTATCAGTTAGCCTGTTTATCTTGGGTACAATGCTTGTTATCTGGTGGTCCATTACCGGAGTAACTTTACCATTTACTCGACCGCATATATGGGAGAGGGGAGTCTACGTCCCGCTTCCACTAATGATTTCGTTAAGCCTAATATCCACAATACTGGAATACTATGTTTTGTTCACGGGAGTTGCGACAGTGAATCTATTATCCATAGTTATAACACTGATCATAATGGCTTGGGGAATAGGAATGTACGCTGTCATGTCTTACATAAACAAGAAGAGAGGCATAGACATCAATGCAATCTTTGCTGAAGTCCCGCCAGAATAA
- the asd gene encoding aspartate-semialdehyde dehydrogenase, translating to MKWKVAILGATGAVGQRFIQLLHNHPWFEIEVLAASEKSAGKPYREVCNWILESKMPREVAEMPVVHSDVKSVEKAGNIDFVFSALPSDVAGPVEEEFAKTYPVFSKASTHRLKEDVPLLIPEVNPEHLELVETQKKRRGWDGFISTDPNCSTIQLAITLKPLMDFGLKTVIVSTMQALSGAGFPGVPSLSIIDNVVPYISGEEEKIELETLKILGKLENGKVQPANIKVSASCNRVDVKDGHLECVFVELEKDVSLEEIKDAFRNFRGEPQRLKLPSAPQNPIVVREEKDRPQPRFDRDEGNGMSVVVGRIRRDPVLTIKYLCLGHNTIRGAAGAGLLSAELAAKKGYI from the coding sequence ATGAAGTGGAAAGTAGCCATTCTCGGAGCAACTGGCGCCGTGGGACAGAGGTTCATTCAACTGCTACATAACCATCCATGGTTTGAAATTGAAGTGCTCGCGGCCTCTGAGAAGTCTGCTGGAAAACCATATCGCGAAGTATGCAACTGGATCTTAGAATCTAAGATGCCACGTGAAGTAGCCGAAATGCCCGTGGTACACTCTGATGTTAAATCTGTTGAAAAAGCCGGAAACATTGATTTTGTTTTTTCAGCCTTGCCTTCAGATGTTGCAGGTCCGGTGGAGGAAGAATTCGCTAAGACATATCCAGTTTTCAGCAAAGCAAGTACTCATAGGCTTAAAGAAGACGTGCCGCTTTTGATTCCAGAGGTTAACCCGGAGCATTTGGAGCTTGTGGAGACTCAAAAAAAGAGAAGAGGGTGGGATGGCTTTATATCAACGGATCCAAACTGCTCCACCATTCAATTGGCGATAACTTTAAAACCGTTGATGGATTTTGGCCTAAAGACAGTAATAGTGTCCACGATGCAAGCCCTCAGCGGGGCAGGTTTTCCAGGAGTACCGTCTCTCAGCATAATTGACAATGTTGTGCCATATATTTCCGGAGAAGAGGAAAAAATAGAGCTTGAAACATTAAAAATTCTTGGAAAACTTGAAAACGGCAAAGTCCAACCAGCAAACATTAAAGTGAGTGCGAGCTGTAACAGAGTTGACGTTAAAGATGGTCACCTAGAATGCGTTTTTGTCGAACTTGAAAAAGACGTTTCCTTAGAAGAGATTAAAGATGCATTTAGAAACTTTAGGGGTGAACCGCAAAGGCTAAAGCTTCCATCTGCCCCTCAAAACCCAATAGTGGTGCGGGAAGAGAAAGATCGCCCTCAACCGAGATTTGACAGAGACGAAGGAAACGGAATGAGCGTAGTTGTTGGGAGAATTAGGCGAGACCCAGTCTTAACAATTAAGTATCTATGCTTAGGCCACAACACTATAAGGGGCGCCGCTGGAGCTGGACTTTTAAGCGCAGAACTAGCCGCAAAAAAGGGCTACATTTAA
- a CDS encoding Lrp/AsnC family transcriptional regulator, which translates to MDEIDRKIIQILKQNGRATYNEIGKVVGLSEGAVRRRIKDLVNSGIIKRFTLKLSLSEGAEAIVLVSINPLIPTSEISAKLLEIPNVDTVYEVTGEYDIATIVSAMSIAEVNECIEKIRKIDGVIKTNTMIILRSW; encoded by the coding sequence ATGGATGAAATTGATAGAAAAATCATTCAAATTCTAAAGCAAAACGGACGAGCTACCTACAATGAGATTGGAAAAGTTGTAGGGCTCTCCGAGGGAGCTGTGAGGAGAAGGATCAAGGATTTAGTGAATTCTGGAATCATTAAGAGATTTACGTTGAAGCTTTCACTTTCTGAAGGAGCGGAGGCGATAGTACTGGTTTCAATAAACCCCTTAATTCCAACCTCTGAAATATCCGCTAAACTGTTGGAAATACCCAATGTTGACACAGTTTACGAGGTTACAGGCGAATACGACATTGCGACCATAGTGTCCGCCATGAGCATAGCCGAAGTCAATGAATGCATTGAAAAAATCCGCAAAATAGATGGAGTGATTAAAACCAACACTATGATAATTTTGAGAAGTTGGTGA
- a CDS encoding aminopeptidase gives MIEREKIVNGVINMFNVNMGVREGEKILVVTDIPTVEEWRLKNSGKLLDALKRALLAKIVSEIAAESFPKCKVEFFAYPSVGKHGAYPGKEVEERMKAADVVVAITTYSLTHTDARVNACKAGARIASMPMFLAEMFYPGGPMAADYREIERETRKIADLLTKANEAKVISPGGTDITLSIKGRNGTVDAGIFTEKGSFGNLPSGEAFCAPVEGTANGKIVVEPGWYPDLKEKMTLVFKDGYVAEIIGGGAIGDYLRNLLDFSKNVEPFISRRNLAELGVGTNPFARRPDNVLEAEKIKGTVHLAIGDNSHIGGKVSSDIHLDFIIPKPTLTLDGKTIIKDGNIH, from the coding sequence ATGATTGAAAGAGAGAAAATAGTCAATGGTGTTATAAACATGTTTAATGTGAATATGGGTGTCAGAGAAGGTGAAAAAATTTTAGTGGTTACAGATATTCCCACCGTGGAAGAGTGGAGGTTAAAGAACAGCGGCAAACTTTTAGATGCATTAAAGAGGGCACTTCTAGCTAAAATTGTAAGTGAAATCGCCGCTGAAAGTTTTCCAAAATGCAAAGTTGAATTTTTTGCGTATCCATCTGTTGGTAAGCATGGAGCATATCCTGGAAAAGAGGTTGAGGAACGGATGAAAGCTGCAGACGTCGTCGTTGCAATTACGACCTATTCGTTAACACATACGGATGCAAGAGTCAACGCCTGCAAAGCTGGGGCGCGAATCGCAAGCATGCCAATGTTCTTGGCTGAAATGTTTTATCCAGGAGGCCCTATGGCTGCAGATTACCGTGAAATAGAAAGGGAAACTAGGAAAATCGCAGATTTGCTGACGAAAGCAAATGAGGCTAAGGTTATATCGCCCGGTGGGACAGACATAACCTTGAGCATCAAAGGTAGAAATGGAACAGTTGATGCCGGAATCTTCACAGAAAAAGGATCTTTTGGAAATCTTCCTTCCGGAGAAGCTTTTTGCGCCCCGGTTGAAGGAACAGCTAACGGAAAAATTGTTGTTGAACCGGGCTGGTATCCTGACTTAAAAGAAAAAATGACCTTGGTTTTTAAAGACGGCTATGTGGCTGAAATCATCGGAGGTGGTGCAATCGGCGACTATTTAAGGAACTTACTGGACTTCAGTAAGAATGTCGAGCCATTTATCTCTCGCAGAAATCTAGCGGAGCTAGGAGTTGGAACAAATCCATTTGCAAGACGACCTGATAACGTCCTTGAGGCGGAGAAAATTAAAGGCACCGTACACTTGGCGATTGGAGATAACTCCCATATTGGAGGGAAAGTCTCATCAGATATTCATCTGGATTTTATAATTCCAAAGCCAACATTGACGCTTGATGGAAAAACGATAATAAAAGATGGCAATATTCACTGA
- the dapA gene encoding 4-hydroxy-tetrahydrodipicolinate synthase yields MFKNCYTALITPMLKNRQIDVEGLRSLVEFQMSQGVSGILAVGTTGENPTLDQNEQLLVIGKVYEFCSDKLLTIAGTGCNCTHKTLENTRKAYDMGVRAFLLVDPYYNGPSSLEIRREYIAPVAENFQDAQIIPYVIPGRTGTQLLPHDLAILHRDYPNVRAVKEATGDFDNMKLTRKLCGEDFDILSGDDDKTFRMMADDAIKASGVISVISNIAPAAVQKMTKLLLEKKLDEAADICKKLTPLFQIVTVKTVEETAFGEIMVKARNPLPCKTLMNVLGMPAGPLRPPLGRMTRKGLNVVLNAAREVYEKSPELLAPIESFFDVDLSNRLYNERYWRELAYD; encoded by the coding sequence GTGTTCAAGAACTGTTACACAGCGTTAATAACTCCCATGCTTAAGAACAGGCAAATAGACGTTGAAGGTCTTCGAAGCCTAGTAGAGTTTCAAATGTCACAAGGAGTTAGCGGCATCTTAGCAGTTGGAACAACTGGTGAGAACCCAACATTAGATCAAAATGAACAACTCCTTGTTATCGGGAAAGTTTACGAATTTTGTTCCGATAAGTTATTAACTATAGCCGGAACAGGGTGTAACTGTACCCATAAAACGTTAGAGAACACCCGGAAAGCTTACGATATGGGTGTAAGGGCATTTCTGCTAGTGGACCCATATTATAATGGCCCTAGCTCCTTAGAGATTAGACGGGAATACATCGCCCCAGTGGCTGAAAATTTTCAAGACGCCCAAATAATCCCGTATGTTATTCCTGGAAGAACTGGGACTCAGTTGCTGCCTCATGATCTCGCTATTCTTCATAGAGATTATCCCAATGTTAGGGCTGTTAAAGAGGCTACTGGAGACTTCGATAACATGAAATTGACGAGGAAACTTTGCGGAGAAGACTTTGACATACTATCTGGGGACGACGACAAAACCTTTAGAATGATGGCAGATGATGCGATTAAAGCTTCTGGGGTGATTTCTGTAATTTCGAACATAGCTCCAGCTGCTGTGCAAAAGATGACGAAACTTTTGTTGGAAAAGAAGTTGGATGAAGCTGCAGATATTTGCAAGAAGTTGACTCCCCTATTCCAGATAGTAACCGTGAAAACTGTTGAGGAGACAGCTTTCGGCGAAATTATGGTTAAAGCTAGAAATCCTCTTCCATGCAAGACTCTTATGAATGTTCTCGGAATGCCAGCTGGTCCCTTAAGGCCCCCTCTTGGAAGGATGACGCGGAAAGGTCTGAATGTGGTTTTGAATGCAGCACGGGAAGTTTACGAAAAAAGCCCTGAGCTCCTAGCTCCAATTGAAAGTTTTTTTGACGTGGATTTATCCAACAGACTTTATAATGAACGATACTGGAGGGAGTTAGCTTATGACTAA
- a CDS encoding aspartate kinase, with product MAEKRVVVKFGGAELRSGESFRQAAEMIKTADFEEVVVVVSAMEKSTDNLINCVKSIGGISDADYADIVSMGERISARIFSAALKALGINSVCFDPQSQNWPVITNSNFLEAEPNLEETRRRVKLYVEPLLGSCVPVVCGFLGRDPEGRVTLLGRGGSDITATLLGNCLNADEVILVKNTEGVLSADPKLVPEARPLKKVSVEEMFSLAQGGAKIVHPKALKYKLPHQKLKVASFNNGLSSEGTEIVGAFSNLFEIRRHNGLCAVTLVGELNATSLGRALMTFANEKVVGLSTGRKSVTIFANVTTDQKALLSQLCQIEGVKGVSIKENIGAIEVLSPDFIESPGWVAKISSALAEKGINIVEISSSKATITVFLEEKDLEKAMDSIKAVNH from the coding sequence ATGGCCGAGAAAAGAGTTGTTGTAAAATTTGGTGGAGCAGAACTGCGTTCCGGAGAATCCTTTAGGCAAGCGGCGGAAATGATTAAGACTGCTGACTTTGAAGAAGTGGTCGTTGTCGTTTCTGCAATGGAAAAATCAACAGACAATCTGATTAACTGTGTCAAGAGCATTGGAGGAATCAGCGATGCAGACTACGCAGACATTGTGTCGATGGGGGAAAGAATTAGTGCCAGAATTTTCAGCGCAGCCCTTAAGGCGCTCGGCATAAACTCTGTATGTTTCGATCCGCAAAGCCAAAATTGGCCGGTAATAACGAACTCAAACTTTTTAGAGGCGGAGCCAAACCTTGAAGAAACAAGAAGAAGAGTCAAACTGTATGTAGAACCGCTTTTGGGAAGCTGCGTTCCAGTTGTATGTGGCTTTTTGGGTAGAGATCCAGAGGGGCGTGTAACGCTTCTCGGTAGAGGGGGGAGCGACATAACCGCAACTTTGCTAGGCAACTGTTTAAACGCTGACGAGGTTATTCTTGTAAAGAATACTGAAGGAGTCTTGTCTGCTGATCCAAAACTCGTTCCAGAAGCCAGACCGTTAAAAAAAGTGTCTGTCGAAGAAATGTTTTCGTTAGCCCAAGGTGGAGCAAAAATAGTCCACCCAAAAGCCCTCAAATATAAGCTCCCTCACCAGAAATTAAAGGTCGCCAGTTTTAATAACGGGTTATCTTCTGAAGGAACCGAAATTGTAGGAGCTTTTTCCAACTTGTTCGAGATCAGGAGACATAACGGCCTATGTGCCGTAACTCTTGTTGGAGAACTTAATGCAACAAGCCTTGGAAGGGCCCTAATGACCTTTGCTAATGAAAAGGTTGTCGGTCTAAGCACTGGCAGAAAATCAGTAACAATCTTTGCAAATGTAACGACAGATCAGAAAGCTTTACTTTCGCAGCTATGTCAAATAGAAGGTGTCAAAGGCGTAAGCATTAAAGAAAACATTGGCGCCATCGAAGTTCTAAGCCCAGACTTCATCGAGTCTCCAGGATGGGTTGCTAAAATATCTAGCGCTCTCGCTGAAAAGGGAATAAACATAGTGGAGATTTCCTCAAGCAAGGCTACAATCACCGTTTTTCTAGAAGAAAAAGACTTGGAAAAGGCTATGGATTCCATTAAAGCGGTTAATCATTAA
- a CDS encoding DUF917 domain-containing protein yields MRVLNRESLENIVTGATFLGAGGGGSPLDGLRLVDKIFEVANGVKLVSPEEVADNDYVAMIAGIGAPRALREKGFDVEAVYAFEALERIYALVGIKLSYLMAGELGGFNTITPMYVAACKNLPVVDCDGNGRAVPELGTGLYPLYEIPASPLVLADRKGNVVIGYPKDPMDTNASENIARSFAVVSGMVAAFGTWTVNGRTLREKLVLNSVSKCENIGKAIKKAVKEGKDPVKEAATVSGGQELIRGTISDIATKTVGGFDFGRTTIEGTGTYVGKKLFIDFKNENMIAWSGENEPVAMVPDLICLITKNGEPLTNADTKTGMEVAVIAVPAPDKWKAHPRGFDIWRHILERIGYTGPYKPISNL; encoded by the coding sequence ATGCGAGTCCTTAACAGAGAAAGTTTGGAAAACATCGTAACGGGTGCCACTTTCTTAGGTGCTGGAGGTGGTGGTTCTCCATTAGACGGGCTTAGGCTTGTCGATAAAATTTTCGAAGTAGCTAATGGCGTTAAACTTGTCAGTCCAGAAGAGGTTGCCGACAATGATTATGTGGCCATGATTGCGGGTATAGGTGCACCAAGAGCTCTTAGGGAGAAAGGCTTTGATGTAGAAGCTGTTTATGCTTTTGAAGCTTTAGAAAGAATATACGCGTTAGTAGGCATAAAACTTTCCTACCTGATGGCAGGCGAACTCGGTGGCTTTAACACTATAACACCCATGTATGTTGCCGCTTGCAAAAATCTTCCGGTGGTAGACTGTGACGGCAACGGCAGAGCTGTTCCAGAATTGGGCACTGGTTTGTATCCGCTATATGAAATACCTGCATCACCATTGGTTTTAGCTGACAGAAAAGGCAACGTCGTCATAGGATATCCTAAAGACCCAATGGATACAAATGCAAGCGAAAATATAGCACGGAGTTTCGCTGTTGTGTCAGGCATGGTCGCGGCCTTTGGAACATGGACGGTAAATGGACGCACATTGAGAGAAAAACTGGTCCTTAACAGTGTCAGCAAGTGCGAGAACATCGGCAAAGCCATCAAAAAAGCCGTCAAGGAAGGAAAAGACCCCGTGAAAGAAGCAGCCACGGTTTCTGGTGGGCAAGAACTGATAAGGGGAACAATTTCTGACATAGCAACCAAAACGGTCGGAGGCTTCGACTTTGGCAGAACAACGATAGAAGGTACAGGAACATACGTTGGTAAAAAACTCTTCATAGACTTCAAAAATGAAAATATGATTGCTTGGAGTGGAGAAAACGAACCCGTTGCAATGGTGCCCGACTTAATATGCCTCATAACAAAAAATGGGGAGCCGTTGACGAACGCTGACACAAAAACCGGCATGGAAGTGGCGGTGATAGCCGTTCCAGCCCCTGATAAATGGAAGGCGCACCCAAGAGGATTTGACATCTGGCGACACATATTAGAGAGGATAGGATACACTGGACCCTACAAGCCCATATCAAATCTATAA
- the dapB gene encoding 4-hydroxy-tetrahydrodipicolinate reductase — protein sequence MTKICVVGAAGKMGRVIISEAVSRNFEIVGAIESPNNPLLGKTLRELGICDLDVPLQGSSKLKEALGKADVYLSFTTPEAELINIPEAVEMGKRIVMGTTGFTEDQLNQLKILVSSKVPAVFAPNFSIGMNFMIKMLHQLAYLPEEYEISILEAHHSKKRDSPSGTALNIARLISDIRGYRKIVQARERLASRSREELEVLSIRAGGIPGIHEVIIAGPYDMITISHISFSRNAFALGALRAVEWVMKQKQPGVYSMEDVLSN from the coding sequence ATGACTAAAATCTGCGTGGTTGGTGCTGCTGGAAAAATGGGTCGTGTAATTATCTCAGAAGCGGTAAGTAGGAACTTCGAAATAGTTGGGGCGATAGAGTCTCCAAATAATCCCTTATTGGGTAAAACCCTACGTGAACTGGGAATATGTGATTTGGACGTACCGCTTCAGGGGTCTTCGAAGCTTAAAGAGGCTTTGGGAAAGGCTGATGTTTACTTGAGCTTCACTACACCGGAGGCTGAGCTTATCAATATTCCCGAAGCTGTAGAAATGGGTAAAAGGATAGTTATGGGTACAACCGGGTTTACAGAAGATCAGCTAAATCAGCTTAAGATCCTTGTCTCGTCGAAAGTTCCAGCAGTTTTTGCTCCTAACTTTTCGATAGGTATGAACTTCATGATTAAAATGCTCCATCAGTTGGCTTATCTGCCGGAAGAATACGAAATCAGCATTTTGGAGGCTCATCACTCCAAGAAAAGAGACTCTCCAAGTGGAACCGCTTTGAACATAGCCAGACTGATCTCTGATATAAGGGGATACCGCAAAATAGTGCAAGCTCGGGAAAGATTAGCTTCACGGTCACGTGAAGAACTTGAGGTTTTATCCATAAGAGCCGGTGGGATACCAGGCATTCATGAAGTGATAATCGCTGGACCATACGACATGATTACTATAAGCCACATTTCATTCTCTAGGAACGCGTTTGCGTTGGGCGCCCTTCGCGCTGTTGAATGGGTAATGAAACAAAAGCAGCCTGGAGTATATTCAATGGAAGACGTGCTAAGCAATTAA
- a CDS encoding aspartate/glutamate racemase family protein: MKIQVIIPILKNEVFEKTTYKELSLAKRKDVELSVVSIEKGPASIESAYDEELAAPWILEKVMEAEKSGFDAVIIDCMGDPALNAAREIVKIPVIGPCQASMAIASTLCEKFSVVTVLKRLLPLFWRKVKEYGFDAKVASVRSVEVPVLELEEKRSEVKAKLLAESKKAVNEDGAGAIILGCTGMVGMAAELQEAIGIPVIDPAVASIKLAECLVDMKIAHSKLEYPEPPAKKRIL, from the coding sequence ATGAAAATTCAAGTTATAATACCCATATTGAAAAATGAAGTTTTCGAAAAAACCACATATAAAGAACTAAGTTTGGCTAAAAGGAAAGATGTTGAACTAAGCGTCGTAAGCATCGAAAAAGGTCCAGCGTCAATAGAATCCGCATACGACGAAGAGTTGGCAGCCCCATGGATACTGGAAAAAGTAATGGAGGCTGAAAAAAGCGGGTTTGACGCTGTCATAATTGACTGTATGGGAGACCCCGCTCTAAACGCAGCGAGAGAAATAGTTAAAATCCCTGTCATCGGGCCATGCCAAGCCTCCATGGCCATAGCTTCAACACTTTGCGAAAAGTTTTCAGTGGTAACAGTGTTAAAGAGACTCCTACCGTTATTCTGGAGAAAAGTGAAAGAGTACGGATTTGACGCCAAAGTAGCCTCAGTAAGATCTGTTGAAGTACCCGTGCTGGAGCTTGAAGAAAAAAGAAGTGAAGTTAAGGCTAAACTGCTAGCTGAATCGAAAAAGGCGGTGAATGAAGACGGAGCTGGTGCTATTATACTTGGCTGCACAGGGATGGTAGGAATGGCTGCGGAACTACAAGAAGCGATAGGCATCCCTGTGATCGATCCGGCAGTAGCTTCGATTAAGCTGGCCGAATGCCTAGTTGACATGAAGATCGCACACAGCAAGTTAGAATATCCAGAACCTCCAGCGAAAAAGAGGATACTTTAA